The DNA window AATGAGGGAGCCCAGCGGAATCTGGAACGGAAGAGAGCTGAAGTCGACGTAATTTCGCCCGCCGGTTGACGGATGCAGGTCGATTCGATATGCCCCCACCCCAACCGAGTCCTCAAACTCGGCGGCCGTTACGTCCTCGGTCCCCTCTCCAGTGATGTCCATCCTCGCCTCCGCCCCCACGTGCCGCTCTGTCACTGTAAATTCGGCCTTGATTCGGCGTGCCTCGCGAACGTACGGGTACTTCGCCAGGCCATGGTCGGTCCCTCCCATGACGTCTCCACGCAGACGCAACTCGGGCCACCCCACGCCCCCATCCGGACGGGGGGCCTCTGTCTGCAGCCAGTAGAGCAGCGACCGACTCAACTGCTGTGCCTCGTGTAGATTCTGCTTTCTTTCCTCTTCGTCCACCTCCAGGATATTCCCCAACCAGTAGTCATTTTGCGGCCAATTGACGAGGGAGATGCCGCCCTCGTACCCGGCCCCCTCAAAGTTGGAGGGATCGATGAGGCGCCTGTACTTCCAAAAGTTGAAGCCCTCGCTTTCTCCTGCCGGGTTGAAGCCCGCAGTCGTCGGCTCCAACGTTCTCGGATTCGTGTAGGTGAAGTCCAACAACCGTCCTGGCCACGACGGGTCCAGGTCGGGCTCGTACGAGCGCCAGAAATCGTACATGTCCGGCTTTTCGATGGTACGCCGCTTGCCCTCAACATAGTCGACCGCGAAGCACCAGGTCAGGGCCTGAAAACTCTCAGGATCTGGTTCGTCGGGCGCGTGGGGCTCTCCGGTTTGGTGTACCGATTCCGCCCCCGTGACGTACGCCGTGTCCGTCAGGGGCAACACATCTCCCAACTCCGTCGCATCCAGAAAGAAGTCAGCCGTTATGTCTACGTCCGCCTCCGTCCTCGTATCCTGAACCGTGACCGACTCCACCCGATCGCCAGTGACAGAGGCGGACACCGGCACATGATTCGTCACGATGGTTAGCAGGCCGCTGCTGACGTACGGCTGCAGCATGGACCGCAGCACGGCCAGCGAGATTCGCGGCTCGTGACAGATGCGCGAGACCGCACAACTGCCGGGATTGAAGTGCCGTGTTCCGTGCGCCTCCGCGTTGAGGTTGTATGAGCGACGATAGTAGTCCCTGACCGCGCGACGGTATTCGCGGTACGATTCGGTGGCCCCGAACTGCTCAATCCACGGGTGCTCATCGGGAGGAACGCCTTGCTGCGACAACTGCCCTCCAATCCACTCCGTTTGTTCCGTCATCACGACCCGGTGCCCGTTCCGAACGGCAGCAAGGGCGGCCGCACATCCTCCAACGCCGCCGCCGATGATGCCGATGTCGGCCTGAATCTCTCCTCGCGAAAGCGAATCGACCACATACTCCAGATTGTCGATCCCACGCAGTCCTCCCATCCCCGATAGAGAGGCTCCCATTCCGAGCAGCTGCAAAAACCGACGCCGTTCCATCGTTTGTGCTATCTGTTGAATACGAAAATGTCGTCGAAAGAGCCGTGGTTGCCGTCTCGGATCGGTCGGGTCACCGCGCCTTCAGCACCCATCCCTTCGGATCGATTCGAATTTCTGCCTGCGGCGATACGTCAAGGCGTCCCTCCCCGCCGGTCATCGAGACGGTTTGTTTCTCCCCCGCCACCCGAACGGGAACCGGCACCTCAAACCGTTCGGCCGAATTCGCCCACCGAAGCGTAAGCTGCCCCTCCGTGCGAGTTGAATCCAGCCGTGGGAGGTCAGCCTGATAGAGGTACGTCTCCGCAAACGCGTCGAGCTCCCGCCCGGCAACCGATTCGGCCCTCCGAAGAAACTCGTCGGTGTCCACGTGCCGACACGCCTGCCCCGCGGTCGAGTCCGGTGCAATGAATTGGCGAAGTACCGTTTCGACGGCGTCCTTGCCGATCCTGGAACGGAGCGTGTGGAGAACGAGGGCGCCTTTGTAGTACACGTCGCGCCCATAGATGCTTTGAGCAGAGGTCGGCTCTGTGCGAGCGATGGGTGCACGATTGGCCACCTGACGGCGGAAATAGTCGATGACCTCGTGGTAAGCCTCCGGGCCCCGCAACGACTCGGCGTAGAGGGCCTCCAGGTAGGTCGCCGTGCCCTCGTGGATCCAAAAATCTTTCCAGTCGCGCACCGTCAGGCAGTTGCCGTACCACTCGTGCGCCAGTTCATGGAAGTGTAGCGCATCGAACCCAGCGTCGTACCCGAGTCCCCCCGACCGATTGAAGTCATTCCCATAGGCAATGAGGGTCTGGTGCTCCATCCCCAAGAAGGGCGTCTGTGCAATGCCGTACTTATCGGTCCGGAACGGGTACGCCCCAAGGGTCTCCTCCAAAAATCGGAGATGATCCAGAAAATGCGGCAGATTGGCCTGCGCCTGGGCCGTATCCCCCGGCAGGGCGTAGAAAGAGACCGGAATCGGTGTGCCCGCAGTGCTGGCATACGTAGTGTCGACCGTCTCGTAGGGCGCCACGTTCATCGTGACCGCGTAGGTATTGATGGACGTCGACACGTGCCAGCGGTACGTCTTCGTGCTGTCGGAGGCGCGCGTGACGTCCCGCAGCACCCCGTTCGACGCAGCGACGAGGGTGTCGGGGACCGTAAAGGCCAAGTCCATCGAATCCGGCTCATCAGAGGGGTGATCCTTCACCGGCCACCACAAATCGGCTCCCGCCGTCTGCCCCGAAGTGGCAATCCACGGATCCCCGTTCGGAGTCTCGGCCCAGGTAAGCCCGCCCTGCCACGGCGGATTGGGAGCCACGCGGGGCGTCCCTTCGTACGCGACCGTGAGCGACACCCGATCCCCGGCGGTCTTCAGCCCCGGGAGATCGATCCACAACTCGTTCTCGTCGTTCTTGCGCCGAAACGATCGTGACCGCTGGTCCTCCCCCTGCCAAATGTCCGTCACCGACAGCCGGCGGTCGAGATTCAAGACAAAGACCCCAAGCGAATCAGTGACGTCGGCTTGTACCGTCAGTCGACCGTCAACCGACTGTCGGTCCGGGTGCACAGTGAGGGCCAAGTCGTAGTGCGTCACGTCGTAGGCGGCCTGTTCAGGAAGGAGCCGCCCGCCCGAGTCTTGTGCGGGGGCCGTCTGGCAGCCAGTCGCAAGGACGAACGAGAGGAAGAGAAAGAACCACGTGAACCGATCGGGGTGCATGTAGACGAAAGAGGATCGAACGGGTAGCGAACGCCTCTTGTACCTCCGTTCCTAGCGCTTGTTGTCCCGGCAGGGACTCTCGCGGCCAGACGCGTGGGTACGAGCCTGTCCGGAAGACTGCTACCCGCGAAGGAACAGATCGGCGTAGCCCCAGGCGTATCCGAGGACAAAACCGTAGACGCCACCGAGAGCCGTGCAGAGCAACAGATCGACCAAGAAAACGTCCGTTGCGTAGATGGCCCCGGGCTCTATCAGAAAAAACAAGGCCCCCAATCCACTGCAAAGCGGGACGGTGACCGAGGTTCGTCCATGGATGGTCTCGTAATCGGCCGAGAGGCCGCCCACCTTGTCCAGAATCGCCTGACTGACAGAAATGGTGCGGGGCTCCTCCTTGGAACGTCGTCGCCATTCCTCTTTGTAGGACCGCCGGCGCACGTGTACCTCGTCCACCGTGTCGGCGACATCCGTTTCTTCGTCGGAGGCGTCATATTTTGCCCGCCTCTGCGGATCGCTCAGGAGTTCAAAGGCTTTTCGGACCCGCTGGAATTCCTCCTTTGCAGCGTCTTCTTTCCCCTCCGCCGCCCGATCCGGATGACATTCGAGGGCCCGCTCCCGAAACGCCTCCTTAATCTCTTCCTGACTGGCATCTTGACGGACCCCAAGAACGGCGTAGCAGTCCATCATGGCCGAAATGCAGGTGCGTGGTGGAGTCGGTGGAGAAGGCTCCCAGACTGTTATTAAAATCCACCGGCCGGACGACTGTTGCACGCCGGATCGAATTCATATCCCTGCCCTCACACTTTTCCGCCTCGCTCTACGCTGGCGCCCGTAGTGACGCCTCCGGATCCAGGGCCTCCAGCAGGTGCAGGACAATTTGGGCCGAGGATCGCGCCGCCTCGTGCAGAAACGCCTGAAAATCGATGTCCGACGACCCGTCGGCACGGTCGGAAATGGCGCGCACGAGTAGAAACGGCACGTCGTTAAGGGTGCAAACCTGCCCGACCGCCGCCCCCTCCATCTCGACGCAGTCGCCGTCGAGCTCCTCCTGAATCTGCGCCCGGAGCGTTTCCTCCTGAATAAAGGCATCGCCGGTGCAGACTCGTCCCCTCCGAATCGAATGCTCAGCCAGGTCCACCTCCATGGCACGCGCGACCAGTTGCTCCGCCGCGGAGAAAAACCGCAGGTTGGAGAACGGGATCTGTCCTCGCGGCAGGCCCAAAAATTCCACCGTCACGTCATGTTGCACGCAATCCTTAGCCACAATCACATCCCCAATATCGAGTCCATCGTGAAGTGCCCCCGCCGCCCCCGTACAGATCACCGCGCCGACATCGAAGACATCAATGAGCAGCTGCGTGCACATCGCCGCGTTGACCTTGCCGACCCCGCCCTTCACCAAAACGAGATCGTGCCCGTGATACCGGGCCTTATGGAGAGTACGTCCGGCCTGTTCGCGACTCCCTACTACCGTACAGGCATCTAGATAGTGCTCAATCTCTTCCGCCATCGCGGACATGATTGCAAGTGCCATCGTGCGGGGGCCGTTGGGGAAAGACCGCGAGTACTGCTCCTATCAAAAGGCAGCGTGCACCAAAATGTACAGCACACGCTCCCAAACGCCAATCCCCCTACTCGATCTCTCTGTCCCCACCCATTGCCCTCCCACCCCGGCACGAGCCCCGCCCTTTCCTTACAGCCACAGGACCGGCCGTATTTTTCAGATCGTCATCGACGAGTAGCCGCCGTCCACCGGGATATTGGCTCCGGTGATGAACGAGCCCGCCGTCTCGGAGGCAAGGAGCAGCGTCGTTCCCACCAGTTCCTCTGCCTCGCCGAACCGATTCATCGGCGTGTGGCCCATGATATCGGCAATGCGCTCATCGGACAGGATTTCCTTGTTCTGTTCGGCGGGAAAGAAGCCGGGAGCAATGCAGTTCACGCGAATGTCGTGGGGGGCCCATTCCCGTGCGAGGTTTTTGCTGAGGTTGATGAGCCCGGCCTTCGATGCCGAATACGTAAACACCCGCGAGAGCGGCGTCATGCCGGCCATTGAGCTGATGTTGATGATGCTCCCCCCGTCATCTTGATCGATGAGATACCGGCCCACTTCCTGACAGGCTAAAAAGACGCCTTTGAGGTTGACGTTCATAATGCGGTCCCACTCTGCCTCCTCAATCTCGAAAAACGGGGTTGCAGAGTTGACGCCCGCAGAGTTGACCCACACGTCGATTTGGCCGAATGCGGCATCCGAAGTCTCCACCAGGGCCTGCAGATCGCCCCGATCGGTGGTATCGCACGCCTGAAACAGGGCCTCCCCCGCTCCGTCCGGATTGGAGAACTCCTCGGCTCGCTGAATGCCTTCCTCTTCGTTCCGACCGGCAATCACGGTGTTGGCCCCCGCCCGACAAAGCCCTTCGGCGATGGCTCCCCCGAGTTCGCCGGTGGCGCCGATCACCACCGCAGTCTTGTCTTCAAGGTCAAACTGATCGTTCGTAAAGCTGCTCATCAAAGGGAAAGCCTATATAAATGTCGAATAACAATTGCACCGAGGGACACTCCCCCGAACGGTCACGGCGCTCTACGCACGGACGGGCAGAAACGACGACCGTTACGAACCGCCGAGCTGTCGAATCCGGAGATCGCGGAACCGGTAGATCTTGCCGTCTTCGCCGTGGTGCTGGATCCCGATGACGCCCTCCTGGTCCACCGTGTCTCGAACAGCGGTCGTCATCTCCCCATTCACCCAGATCTTGAGGCTGTCCCCTTCGGCCCGAATCCTGTACTCGTTCCACCCGGTGGGCTTGAACGCGCCCCCATGATCCTCACGGAAATTGACGCCCGCAAGAGAATCGCCCTCCGCCGGATGGAGCCAGCCGCGCCGTCCCTCGTCGTAGAGGCCGCCGGACCACGCCCGATCGGTCGGGTCCACCTCCGCCTGGTAGCCGTACACGCGGTTGGAGTCCACCTGCGCCCGAAACATAAATCCGGAGTTTGACTCTCGATCCGGCAGGCGCACCTCGCCTTCAAAGACAAAGTCGCGGTAGGTGTCCTCCGTCACCAGAAAAAACTTGTCGTCGGCCTGCAGCGCAATCACGTCGTTCTCGACGCGGGCCCGGCCCCAATCGTAGGGATTGCGCCACCCGTCGAGCGACTCGCCATCGAAGAGCGTCGTCCACTCCTCGGCTCCGTCGTCAGGGTCCGAAGAGGCCTCATCTCCGGACGACTGGCAGCCGACCAGCAGGACGGCCACCGGCAGCAGAAACAGGAAAAATCCGTGCCGAAGGGACAATGAATTGATCATGGCAGTTGAGAATCGGTGTGTAACGTCAGAAAGCAACGATCGCTCCTTACACGCTCGGCTCCCAGCCCGGCTCATAGTCGCGACTCCAGAGCGCCATCGCCTCCTCGTCCTCGACGATCTTTCCGGTCTCGGGATTTGTCTGAAGGGTGTGACCGGTGCGCTGGGCAATGTTGCCGAGGTGACACAGGAGAACACTCTTGCGGCCCTCCTCGATTGGAGAGTGCGGATCCTCCTCGCCCCGAATGGCCGCGAGGAAGTTCGCCACGTGCCGATCGGTGTTTGAGCCGCCCCCCACCGTGCCGGTCCCGCTCACCTGCTCGCCGGTTTGGGCCTCATTGGCGTACTCGATGAGATTGTTGTCGTTGTCGTAGACGACGTAACCGCCCCGATCAACGATGAGCGTCCCTTCCGTGCCGTGAATCGAAGCGCCGCGACCGCCTCCGGGATTGCCGTCCGTCCCCTTCACCGGATTGGCGTTGCAACTGCGCCCCTCCCACGTGATCATCTTGTCGTCCCCGAACTCGTAGCTGGCAACCTGTGTGTCGAAGGCCTCCCAGTCGTCGTCGTAGTGGTACCGCCCCCCACTGGAGGTCACCTTGGTTGGGTGATCGACGTCGAGCGCCCAGCGACACACGTCAATCTCGTGCGTCCCGTTGTTGCAAATCTCGGCGGTGCCCCAGTGCCAGCGCCAGTGCCAGTTGTAATGGACGAGGTTTTCCATGTAGTCGTGGCGCGGGGCCGGGCCCTGCCAGAGTTCATAGTTGAGCCAGTCGGGCGCCTGGGCGGGCGTCGTCAGATCCAACGGCCCGCGGTCGTTTGCGTACCAGGCCCGTCCGAAGTACGGCTCCCCAATGATGCCGTCGCGGATCTTCTGAATGGCTTCGATGGAGCGAGGCGAGGAGCGCTGTTGATTGCCCATCTGCACCACGAGGTCCGGGTGCTTCTGCTGCGCGTCGAGCAGTAGCTCGCCCTCGTGGGGGTTGTGGCTGCACGGCTTCTCGACGTAGACGTGCTTGCCCGCGTCCATCGCCATGAGCGTAGCAGGAGCATGCCAGTGATCCGGAGCCGCAATGGCAATGGCATCGAGGTCGTCGTTCTCCAGCATGCGGCGCACGTCGGTCACGCCCTCTGGCGTCCGTTCCTGCAACGGCTCGCCTCCGTCCGGCTCGGTAATCGACGCCACGGCCCGCTCTACAGCCCGCCCGTCCACGTCGCAAACGTACCCGACCTCGGCCCCGGCCGTCCGCGCAAACACTTCGGTGAGATAATGGCCGCGGCTGTTGACGCCCATCACGCCCACCACGACGCGATCGTTGGGCGCCCCCGCCCCGAATGCCGGCGACAACGACCCGGCCACTCCCAGCCCCACCCCGGCCGCAGCTGTTCGCTTTAGAAAGTCTCGACGATGTACCCCTTCGGTGTCACTCATGACGGATGGTTCAGTTGATCAAAAGAGGAAGCAGTGCGGATCATCTTATTCCGCCGCCGACAACTCACGAATTTTGATGTTGCGGAACCAGAAATCATTGCCGTGGTCCTGGAGGACGATGTGCCCAGCCCGCCGGGTCCGAAAGCCTGCGATGTCGGCGTACTTGCTGGCCGCAAAGAGGGAGTCAAATTCGGCAGTGTCGAGGTTGTACTCGGCCACCTTTTTCCCATTAAGCCAATGCTCGCCGTGATTTCCGCGAAAGACCAGTCGGGCCTGATTCCACTCTCCGACCGGCTTCAGTGACTTCTGCTCGTTGGGCGGAATCAAATCATAGAGGCCTGCCGCGCGGTGGCTCGGTTCTTCCGAGTCGGGATGCCGCTTGTCGTCAAGCAGCTGGTACTCGAACCCAAGGGCGGCGTACTGCGGCTCGTGGGCCGTTGACAACGAATCGGACACGTTGTATTTGATGCCGCTATTTCCGCCTTTGCTCGTCTTCCACTCCAGCTTGAGCTCAAAATTGCGGTACGTGTCGGTCGTCATAATGTCGCCGCCCTCCAGCGGCTGCCCGTCCGGAGCGGTGGGCACGTCGCCGCTCTCCACCTTGTGGATGGTGCCGTCCTCGATTTTCCAATGCCCCTCCGGGATTGAATCGCGCCCGAGCCCGGTCCAGCCCTCAAAGCTGGTTCCGTCGAAGAGCAGGGCCCACCCCGCCTCCGTCTCAGACTGGGTCAGTGTGTTCGGGGCCGACGCCTCTTCGGAATCGTCGCTCGTCGACGAGCAGGCAAGCCCGGTAAAGAGGATCGCACTCAGAAGAAGAACGCCGAGGGTGCGAGTACTAGTCATTCGGATGGGTATGTTCATTTCGAAGAATCGGACGTGATGGAGGGGGACGTTCCTTCCGAAATCGCCATCGTTCCCACCCCCTCCACGTGATCGAGAAGATGGCGCCGTAAAACCTCGTAGTGCTCCTCCTCGTGTTGGTCGAGCAGGTCGAAGAAGTGCTCCTTAAATCGATCCCTGTCGTCTTTTTCGGCCGACAGAATGGAGCCGTACGTGATGTGCAGCAGTTGTCGCCCGTTGTTCTCCTCCAAATACGTCTCTTCCAGGGCCTCGTCCGCCACCTCGTCCGGCGCCGGAATCGCACTCAGGTCCGTAGAGACATGGTACGTCTTCCGGTCGTCGGCAAACCGATCGAAGGCGAGGGAAACGATTCGACGGAAGAATGCTGGGTCATGCCGGGCCGGAATGCGGAGCGCCTCCAGAAAGCTCGTCCCGGCGGTCTTAAGGTGGACGTGCTCCCCTGCGTACTCCCCAATGATGGGATAGACGGAAAATTTGTCGCTGCCGGAATGAATGCTGAGCTTGTACCCCCCGAACGCCTGGGCAATGGCGGCGTGCTGCCGAAACGAGAACTCGAATGCGGCACGATCGCCAATGTAGTCGATGCCTTTCTCAAAGTCACCGACAAACCGAGGCGCCAGACTTGTTACCTCGACCCCGAGACGGTCTAACTCCGACGCCACAAAATAGTGCTCATGGGGGGCGGTAGGCGCGTCGGTTTCGTCAACCGACATCTCCAGATCATACGCTTCTCCCGACCGGTGTTTATCGTACTGACCGGCGAGATACTCGGCCAGTTTCCGCGTGTGGGCCAACGCCTTTCCGTACTTCACAGCCGCTCGCATCAACGCCTCTTCGTCGAAGGAAATTTCGACCTCGTCCTCCTCTCCCGCCACCAAGAGTGGCTCCCCTACGTATCGCTTTAGCGCCGCTTCGGGAGAGGTGTCAAGAAGATCCCACGGTAGGGCCGCGTACTGCTCCACAAGGGCATCCATCCCGAGCTCATCGGCCGCCGTGTGTACGTGCTCGGAGGGATCGATGGTGTACATCGTGAAGCCCGCCTGCAGGCACGCATCGATATGATCCGTCCGCTTCAGATGGTCGGCGTCGGCCCCGTAGCCGTCCGTGTATCCCTCCTGGAAGACCGCCCAGCTAGCGTCGTCGAGCACCTCCTGCGGCGGGCGGCCGGTCCGCTCCATCTCACGGATGGACTGCTGCGCGAGCACCGGACGAACGCCTGCCGCCCGGCACGCACGGATGTGGCCGGGCGTGGCCTTTCCCAGCCGATCCCCGCAGCCGAGGGCCGAGGTACGCCCAATTGGTTCTGGAGCCGTCCACGGGAAACGACGCCGAAGCCGACGCGCGTTCTCGGCCGAAAGGGGACAAAGATACACTGTTCGGCCCTCTCTCTGGACCGCGCTATCGTATGAAAACTCGGGGGGCTCGTCCGCGAGAATCACGAACTGCTTCGCTTCATCGCCTCGCACGAGAAAATATATACGTCCGTCTACCGTCCGTACTGAGGAGCGATACACTGTTGCCGGATCTACCTCGGTGTCCAAAAGAAGGCGCCGTAGAGCCCCTTCATCGAAGGACACGTTGCGAGCCTTGGTCGGCATATCAGTACAGTGGCGGTGCGAGAGAAATCGGGGAACGCCGGAGAGGACACAGCCCCCCTCCCTGCTGCTCGTCCGGAAGCCCTTCCGGTTTGTCCAGTGATGCATATCCCCGTCACTTAACCGATTAAGTAACCGCCAGAGCGTCCAAAGTCAAGACGAATTGAATCGATCGACTATC is part of the Salinibacter sp. 10B genome and encodes:
- a CDS encoding FAD-dependent oxidoreductase; translation: MERRRFLQLLGMGASLSGMGGLRGIDNLEYVVDSLSRGEIQADIGIIGGGVGGCAAALAAVRNGHRVVMTEQTEWIGGQLSQQGVPPDEHPWIEQFGATESYREYRRAVRDYYRRSYNLNAEAHGTRHFNPGSCAVSRICHEPRISLAVLRSMLQPYVSSGLLTIVTNHVPVSASVTGDRVESVTVQDTRTEADVDITADFFLDATELGDVLPLTDTAYVTGAESVHQTGEPHAPDEPDPESFQALTWCFAVDYVEGKRRTIEKPDMYDFWRSYEPDLDPSWPGRLLDFTYTNPRTLEPTTAGFNPAGESEGFNFWKYRRLIDPSNFEGAGYEGGISLVNWPQNDYWLGNILEVDEEERKQNLHEAQQLSRSLLYWLQTEAPRPDGGVGWPELRLRGDVMGGTDHGLAKYPYVREARRIKAEFTVTERHVGAEARMDITGEGTEDVTAAEFEDSVGVGAYRIDLHPSTGGRNYVDFSSLPFQIPLGSLIPVKTKNLIPACKNIGVTHIANGCYRLHPVEWNIGESAGLLASFCIEEERRLKEVREREAVLDQFQQFLTGQGVEIEWPQPMRTSL
- a CDS encoding M1 family metallopeptidase produces the protein MHPDRFTWFFLFLSFVLATGCQTAPAQDSGGRLLPEQAAYDVTHYDLALTVHPDRQSVDGRLTVQADVTDSLGVFVLNLDRRLSVTDIWQGEDQRSRSFRRKNDENELWIDLPGLKTAGDRVSLTVAYEGTPRVAPNPPWQGGLTWAETPNGDPWIATSGQTAGADLWWPVKDHPSDEPDSMDLAFTVPDTLVAASNGVLRDVTRASDSTKTYRWHVSTSINTYAVTMNVAPYETVDTTYASTAGTPIPVSFYALPGDTAQAQANLPHFLDHLRFLEETLGAYPFRTDKYGIAQTPFLGMEHQTLIAYGNDFNRSGGLGYDAGFDALHFHELAHEWYGNCLTVRDWKDFWIHEGTATYLEALYAESLRGPEAYHEVIDYFRRQVANRAPIARTEPTSAQSIYGRDVYYKGALVLHTLRSRIGKDAVETVLRQFIAPDSTAGQACRHVDTDEFLRRAESVAGRELDAFAETYLYQADLPRLDSTRTEGQLTLRWANSAERFEVPVPVRVAGEKQTVSMTGGEGRLDVSPQAEIRIDPKGWVLKAR
- a CDS encoding J domain-containing protein, which produces MMDCYAVLGVRQDASQEEIKEAFRERALECHPDRAAEGKEDAAKEEFQRVRKAFELLSDPQRRAKYDASDEETDVADTVDEVHVRRRSYKEEWRRRSKEEPRTISVSQAILDKVGGLSADYETIHGRTSVTVPLCSGLGALFFLIEPGAIYATDVFLVDLLLCTALGGVYGFVLGYAWGYADLFLRG
- a CDS encoding 5'-methylthioadenosine/adenosylhomocysteine nucleosidase, whose amino-acid sequence is MALAIMSAMAEEIEHYLDACTVVGSREQAGRTLHKARYHGHDLVLVKGGVGKVNAAMCTQLLIDVFDVGAVICTGAAGALHDGLDIGDVIVAKDCVQHDVTVEFLGLPRGQIPFSNLRFFSAAEQLVARAMEVDLAEHSIRRGRVCTGDAFIQEETLRAQIQEELDGDCVEMEGAAVGQVCTLNDVPFLLVRAISDRADGSSDIDFQAFLHEAARSSAQIVLHLLEALDPEASLRAPA
- a CDS encoding glucose 1-dehydrogenase; the protein is MSSFTNDQFDLEDKTAVVIGATGELGGAIAEGLCRAGANTVIAGRNEEEGIQRAEEFSNPDGAGEALFQACDTTDRGDLQALVETSDAAFGQIDVWVNSAGVNSATPFFEIEEAEWDRIMNVNLKGVFLACQEVGRYLIDQDDGGSIINISSMAGMTPLSRVFTYSASKAGLINLSKNLAREWAPHDIRVNCIAPGFFPAEQNKEILSDERIADIMGHTPMNRFGEAEELVGTTLLLASETAGSFITGANIPVDGGYSSMTI
- a CDS encoding DUF1080 domain-containing protein; the encoded protein is MINSLSLRHGFFLFLLPVAVLLVGCQSSGDEASSDPDDGAEEWTTLFDGESLDGWRNPYDWGRARVENDVIALQADDKFFLVTEDTYRDFVFEGEVRLPDRESNSGFMFRAQVDSNRVYGYQAEVDPTDRAWSGGLYDEGRRGWLHPAEGDSLAGVNFREDHGGAFKPTGWNEYRIRAEGDSLKIWVNGEMTTAVRDTVDQEGVIGIQHHGEDGKIYRFRDLRIRQLGGS
- a CDS encoding Gfo/Idh/MocA family oxidoreductase codes for the protein MSDTEGVHRRDFLKRTAAAGVGLGVAGSLSPAFGAGAPNDRVVVGVMGVNSRGHYLTEVFARTAGAEVGYVCDVDGRAVERAVASITEPDGGEPLQERTPEGVTDVRRMLENDDLDAIAIAAPDHWHAPATLMAMDAGKHVYVEKPCSHNPHEGELLLDAQQKHPDLVVQMGNQQRSSPRSIEAIQKIRDGIIGEPYFGRAWYANDRGPLDLTTPAQAPDWLNYELWQGPAPRHDYMENLVHYNWHWRWHWGTAEICNNGTHEIDVCRWALDVDHPTKVTSSGGRYHYDDDWEAFDTQVASYEFGDDKMITWEGRSCNANPVKGTDGNPGGGRGASIHGTEGTLIVDRGGYVVYDNDNNLIEYANEAQTGEQVSGTGTVGGGSNTDRHVANFLAAIRGEEDPHSPIEEGRKSVLLCHLGNIAQRTGHTLQTNPETGKIVEDEEAMALWSRDYEPGWEPSV
- a CDS encoding DUF1080 domain-containing protein; this encodes MTSTRTLGVLLLSAILFTGLACSSTSDDSEEASAPNTLTQSETEAGWALLFDGTSFEGWTGLGRDSIPEGHWKIEDGTIHKVESGDVPTAPDGQPLEGGDIMTTDTYRNFELKLEWKTSKGGNSGIKYNVSDSLSTAHEPQYAALGFEYQLLDDKRHPDSEEPSHRAAGLYDLIPPNEQKSLKPVGEWNQARLVFRGNHGEHWLNGKKVAEYNLDTAEFDSLFAASKYADIAGFRTRRAGHIVLQDHGNDFWFRNIKIRELSAAE
- a CDS encoding tagaturonate epimerase family protein, with translation MPTKARNVSFDEGALRRLLLDTEVDPATVYRSSVRTVDGRIYFLVRGDEAKQFVILADEPPEFSYDSAVQREGRTVYLCPLSAENARRLRRRFPWTAPEPIGRTSALGCGDRLGKATPGHIRACRAAGVRPVLAQQSIREMERTGRPPQEVLDDASWAVFQEGYTDGYGADADHLKRTDHIDACLQAGFTMYTIDPSEHVHTAADELGMDALVEQYAALPWDLLDTSPEAALKRYVGEPLLVAGEEDEVEISFDEEALMRAAVKYGKALAHTRKLAEYLAGQYDKHRSGEAYDLEMSVDETDAPTAPHEHYFVASELDRLGVEVTSLAPRFVGDFEKGIDYIGDRAAFEFSFRQHAAIAQAFGGYKLSIHSGSDKFSVYPIIGEYAGEHVHLKTAGTSFLEALRIPARHDPAFFRRIVSLAFDRFADDRKTYHVSTDLSAIPAPDEVADEALEETYLEENNGRQLLHITYGSILSAEKDDRDRFKEHFFDLLDQHEEEHYEVLRRHLLDHVEGVGTMAISEGTSPSITSDSSK